A genomic segment from Pseudosulfitobacter sp. DSM 107133 encodes:
- a CDS encoding DUF302 domain-containing protein: MRFLIALLMLSLPAFAEVADITPRDGWTVIRTAKPYDQLVADVKTAAKAHQMGVVTEAGPTGAAAARGITIPGNRVIGLFNNALAVQILNIDSHAMIEAPIRVYVTENADGTATLSYKLPSAIYAPYSSNLKPVATELDATFAAIAAQASN; the protein is encoded by the coding sequence ATGCGTTTTCTGATTGCCCTGCTGATGCTGTCCCTGCCCGCCTTCGCCGAGGTCGCGGACATCACCCCGCGTGACGGCTGGACCGTAATCCGCACCGCCAAACCCTATGACCAACTGGTTGCGGACGTGAAAACAGCCGCCAAGGCGCATCAGATGGGTGTCGTCACCGAGGCCGGCCCCACCGGTGCCGCCGCCGCCCGAGGCATCACCATCCCTGGCAACCGTGTGATCGGCCTGTTCAACAATGCGCTGGCCGTGCAGATCCTGAACATCGACTCCCACGCGATGATCGAAGCGCCGATTCGCGTCTATGTCACCGAGAATGCGGACGGCACGGCCACGCTCAGCTATAAACTGCCCTCTGCGATCTATGCGCCCTACAGCAGCAACCTCAAGCCCGTCGCGACAGAGCTGGACGCGACATTTGCCGCCATCGCGGCGCAGGCCAGCAACTGA
- a CDS encoding L-malyl-CoA/beta-methylmalyl-CoA lyase, whose amino-acid sequence MSFRLQPTPPARPNRCQLFGPGSNTKLFAKMAASAADVINLDLEDSVAPSDKDSARANIIQAISEYDWGTKTLSVRINGLDTPYWYRDVVDLLEQAGERLDQIMIPKVGCAADIYAVDALVTAIETAKGRTKKINFEVIIESAAGIAHVEEIAASSPRLVAMSLGAADFAASMGMQTTGIGGTQENYYMLRDGAKHWSDPWHWAQAAIVAACRTHGVLPVDGPFGDFSDDEGFRAQALRSATLGMVGKWAIHPKQIALANEVFTPSEEAVAEAREILAAMEQAKANGEGATVYKGRLVDIASIKQAEVVVKQYEMITG is encoded by the coding sequence ATGAGCTTCCGCCTTCAGCCCACGCCCCCCGCACGCCCCAACCGCTGCCAGCTTTTCGGCCCCGGCTCGAACACCAAGCTGTTCGCCAAGATGGCTGCCTCGGCCGCTGACGTAATCAACCTGGATCTCGAAGACAGCGTTGCCCCTTCGGACAAGGACAGCGCGCGCGCCAACATCATTCAGGCAATTTCCGAATACGACTGGGGCACCAAGACGCTGTCGGTACGGATCAACGGTCTGGACACCCCTTACTGGTATCGTGACGTCGTCGATCTGCTGGAGCAGGCAGGCGAGCGTCTGGACCAGATCATGATCCCCAAAGTGGGCTGCGCCGCCGACATCTATGCGGTCGATGCACTGGTCACCGCGATTGAGACTGCCAAGGGGCGCACCAAGAAGATCAACTTCGAGGTCATCATCGAATCGGCCGCAGGCATCGCCCATGTGGAAGAAATCGCCGCATCTTCGCCGCGTCTGGTCGCGATGAGCTTGGGCGCCGCTGATTTTGCCGCCTCGATGGGGATGCAGACCACCGGCATCGGCGGGACGCAGGAAAACTATTACATGCTGCGCGACGGGGCAAAACACTGGTCCGATCCGTGGCACTGGGCACAGGCTGCGATTGTTGCCGCCTGCCGCACCCACGGTGTGCTGCCGGTCGATGGCCCCTTTGGCGACTTTTCCGACGACGAAGGTTTCCGTGCGCAGGCGCTGCGGTCGGCCACGCTGGGCATGGTCGGCAAATGGGCCATCCACCCCAAGCAGATCGCACTGGCCAACGAGGTGTTCACCCCCTCGGAAGAGGCCGTCGCCGAAGCCCGCGAGATTCTGGCCGCGATGGAACAGGCCAAGGCCAACGGCGAGGGTGCCACCGTCTACAAGGGCCGTCTGGTCGACATCGCGTCGATCAAACAGGCCGAGGTTGTCGTCAAACAATACGAGATGATCACCGGCTGA
- the dgcN gene encoding N-acetyltransferase DgcN — MIKTPYLLFLGDAPDQLAAKVAQGIKDWRPDNAVGQYRMDGCGADLKLTDMTLDEGLAAGAKTLVIGVANRGGIISKAWKEVLLAALEAGYDLASGLHNLLEDEPELVAAATKFGREMHDVRVASVDYPIANGEKRTGKRVLAVGTDCSVGKMYTALALDEALRAKGVKSTFRATGQTGILITGEGVPLDAVVADFMAGSIEYLTPDNDADHWDIIEGQGSLFHVSYSGVTLALIHGGQPDALIICHEPTRKHMRGLPSYTPPSIGQVSELALALAKVANADCKVVGISVNTQHMGDDEARAYLAEVEAEYGLPAVDPYRHGAERLADAIAAL; from the coding sequence ATGATCAAGACCCCCTATTTGCTCTTCCTGGGCGATGCGCCTGACCAACTGGCTGCCAAAGTGGCACAAGGCATCAAGGACTGGCGCCCCGACAACGCGGTTGGCCAATATCGCATGGACGGCTGCGGCGCAGACCTGAAACTGACCGATATGACGCTGGATGAGGGTTTGGCCGCCGGCGCCAAAACGCTGGTCATTGGCGTGGCGAACCGTGGCGGGATCATCTCCAAGGCGTGGAAAGAAGTCCTGCTGGCCGCACTGGAAGCGGGTTATGATCTGGCCAGCGGTTTGCACAACCTGCTGGAGGACGAACCCGAACTGGTTGCTGCTGCCACAAAATTCGGGCGCGAAATGCACGACGTTCGCGTCGCATCCGTGGATTATCCCATCGCCAACGGTGAAAAGCGCACCGGCAAGCGGGTGCTGGCCGTGGGGACCGACTGTTCCGTCGGCAAGATGTACACCGCACTGGCGCTGGACGAGGCGCTGCGAGCCAAGGGTGTGAAAAGCACCTTCCGCGCCACGGGGCAGACCGGTATCCTGATCACGGGTGAAGGCGTGCCGCTGGACGCGGTCGTGGCCGACTTTATGGCCGGTTCGATCGAATACCTGACGCCCGACAACGATGCCGACCATTGGGACATCATCGAGGGGCAGGGCAGCCTGTTCCACGTCAGCTATTCCGGCGTGACCTTGGCGCTGATCCATGGGGGCCAGCCCGACGCGCTGATCATCTGCCACGAGCCGACCCGCAAACACATGCGCGGCCTGCCCAGCTATACGCCGCCCAGCATCGGTCAGGTCAGCGAACTGGCTCTGGCGCTGGCCAAGGTGGCGAATGCGGACTGCAAGGTCGTGGGCATTTCGGTGAACACGCAGCACATGGGCGACGACGAAGCGCGCGCCTATCTGGCCGAGGTTGAGGCGGAATACGGTCTGCCCGCAGTCGATCCCTATCGTCACGGCGCCGAACGGCTGGCCGATGCGATTGCAGCTTTGTAA
- the dgcA gene encoding N-acetyl-D-Glu racemase DgcA produces the protein MRIDVTRDVFQLAQVFTIARGSRTEAQVLTVRVSDGDVTGVGECVPYARYGETLDSVTEQINGLPADISRMGLYDLLPAGAARNAVDCALWDLEAKRAGKRVWELAGLVKPGPEITAYTLSLDSPEAMQAQAAKNAFRPLLKIKLGTPDDMPRLEAVRAGAPDARIIVDANEGWSADVYADLAPHLVRLGVQLVEQPLPAGEDDALIGMDRPVPVCADESCHDRASLPHLKGKYDVVNIKLDKTGGLTEALALRDEALAQGYRVMVGCMVGSSLAMAPATLVAQGAEVVDLDGPLLLAEDRDEPLIFDAAGVHPPSAKLWG, from the coding sequence ATGCGCATTGATGTGACGCGGGATGTGTTCCAGTTGGCACAGGTTTTCACCATTGCGCGGGGGTCGCGGACCGAGGCGCAAGTGCTGACCGTGCGGGTGTCCGACGGTGATGTGACGGGTGTGGGCGAATGTGTGCCCTATGCCCGCTATGGCGAAACGCTGGACAGCGTGACGGAGCAGATTAACGGATTGCCTGCGGATATTTCGCGGATGGGGCTTTATGATCTGCTGCCCGCCGGTGCGGCGCGCAACGCGGTGGATTGCGCATTGTGGGATCTGGAAGCCAAGCGCGCAGGCAAGCGGGTGTGGGAACTGGCCGGGCTGGTGAAGCCGGGACCGGAAATCACCGCCTATACCCTGTCATTGGACAGCCCCGAGGCGATGCAGGCGCAGGCGGCCAAGAACGCCTTTCGTCCACTGCTGAAGATCAAGCTTGGCACACCGGACGACATGCCACGGCTTGAGGCTGTGCGCGCAGGTGCGCCCGACGCGCGCATTATCGTGGACGCCAACGAAGGCTGGTCCGCTGATGTTTATGCCGATTTGGCACCGCATCTGGTGCGGCTGGGCGTGCAGTTGGTCGAACAGCCGCTGCCCGCAGGCGAGGACGATGCCCTGATCGGTATGGACCGTCCGGTGCCCGTGTGCGCCGACGAAAGCTGCCATGACCGCGCCTCGCTGCCGCATCTGAAGGGCAAATATGATGTGGTCAACATCAAGCTGGACAAGACCGGCGGGCTGACCGAAGCCCTTGCCCTGCGCGACGAGGCGCTGGCGCAAGGCTATCGCGTGATGGTTGGCTGCATGGTCGGATCGTCCTTGGCGATGGCCCCGGCAACCCTGGTTGCACAGGGTGCGGAGGTTGTAGACCTTGACGGGCCGCTTCTGTTGGCCGAAGACCGCGACGAACCTTTGATTTTTGACGCCGCTGGGGTGCATCCCCCCAGTGCGAAACTATGGGGATGA
- a CDS encoding D-amino-acid transaminase, which yields MHMRTVYVNGDYLPETEAKVSIFDRGFLMADGVYEVTSVLDGKLIDFDGHAVRLQRSLDELDMKNPITKDDLLEVHRELVRLNGIEEGMIYLQITRGAPDDRDFAFPDPEAVPCTVVLFTQNKPGLAANPVAQKGIKVISIEDIRWGRRDIKTVQLLYPSMGKMMAKAAGVDDAWMVQDGFVTEGTSNNAYIVKGGKIITRPKTNDILHGITRAAVLRFAQEAQMTVEERNFTIEEAQDADEAFITSASTFVMPVVEIDGAQIGDGTPGTVAPRLREIYLEESRKVAV from the coding sequence ATGCACATGCGTACTGTTTATGTGAACGGCGACTACCTGCCCGAGACCGAAGCGAAAGTGTCGATTTTTGATCGCGGTTTCCTGATGGCCGACGGCGTTTATGAGGTGACCAGCGTGCTGGACGGCAAGCTGATCGACTTTGACGGCCACGCGGTGCGCCTGCAACGCTCGCTGGACGAGTTGGACATGAAGAACCCGATCACCAAGGACGACCTGCTGGAAGTGCACCGCGAACTGGTGCGTCTGAACGGGATCGAAGAGGGTATGATCTATCTCCAGATCACCCGTGGTGCGCCCGATGACCGCGACTTTGCCTTTCCTGACCCTGAAGCCGTGCCCTGCACCGTGGTTCTGTTCACCCAGAACAAGCCGGGGCTTGCCGCCAATCCGGTGGCGCAAAAGGGCATCAAGGTCATCAGCATCGAAGACATCCGCTGGGGCCGCCGCGACATCAAGACGGTGCAGCTGTTGTACCCCTCTATGGGCAAGATGATGGCCAAGGCTGCGGGTGTCGATGACGCTTGGATGGTGCAGGACGGTTTCGTGACCGAAGGCACCAGCAACAATGCCTATATCGTCAAGGGCGGCAAGATCATCACCCGCCCCAAGACCAACGACATCCTGCACGGCATCACCCGCGCCGCCGTGCTGCGCTTTGCCCAAGAGGCGCAGATGACCGTGGAAGAGCGCAACTTTACCATCGAGGAAGCGCAGGACGCGGACGAGGCATTCATCACCTCGGCCAGCACCTTCGTGATGCCCGTGGTCGAGATCGACGGCGCGCAGATCGGTGACGGCACGCCCGGCACCGTCGCGCCGCGTCTGCGCGAGATCTATCTGGAAGAAAGCCGCAAGGTCGCGGTGTAA
- a CDS encoding DUF2087 domain-containing protein, with the protein MSKTPIPLVTADISKFARSLSQQLTGTDAPPSHLTLLNMLARAAGFRNFQHLNAAKAAQARLHPTPAETCDFRRVERALAQFDATGRLRQWPARRAIQDLCLWVLWANVPAHATLHERDVNGVLNHGHSFDDPAQLRRGLLSMGLLTRNRDGSDYRRIEQRPPPEARALIRHIAERRTEARKAL; encoded by the coding sequence ATGTCGAAAACTCCTATCCCGCTGGTCACAGCGGACATCTCGAAATTTGCGCGCAGCCTGTCGCAGCAACTGACCGGCACCGATGCGCCGCCGTCCCATCTGACTTTGCTCAATATGCTGGCGCGTGCAGCGGGCTTTCGCAACTTCCAGCACCTGAATGCCGCCAAAGCCGCACAGGCACGCCTGCACCCTACCCCGGCCGAAACATGCGACTTTCGCCGCGTCGAACGCGCACTCGCGCAATTCGATGCCACCGGCCGCCTGCGCCAGTGGCCCGCACGCAGGGCCATTCAGGATCTGTGTCTCTGGGTGCTGTGGGCCAACGTGCCGGCCCATGCCACGCTGCACGAACGCGACGTGAACGGTGTGCTGAACCACGGCCACAGCTTTGACGACCCCGCGCAGCTGCGCCGCGGCCTTCTGAGCATGGGCCTGCTGACCCGCAACCGCGACGGGTCCGATTACCGCAGGATCGAACAACGCCCCCCGCCCGAAGCGCGCGCCCTGATCCGCCACATCGCAGAGCGCCGCACCGAGGCACGCAAAGCGCTGTGA
- a CDS encoding MarC family protein: MDFTSLAREFVTLFVVIDPVGTIPVFLYAAARAPRHLHRRIALRATLIAGLVLLAFLVGGQFLLEGLGLRFGSFQIAGGIVLFLFALSMIFGDSKSDNEITAAGRDPMAGAVFPLAMPSIASPGAMLAIVVLTDNHSQTLAEQAITASVLLLVLAITLALLLAATYIHKLIGNTGASVISRVMGIILATIAVDSIMGGLDALGVLNLAPPVAISAPLD; encoded by the coding sequence TTGGACTTTACCAGCCTCGCTCGTGAATTTGTCACCCTGTTCGTGGTTATTGACCCCGTCGGCACCATTCCGGTGTTCCTCTATGCTGCGGCCCGCGCACCACGCCACCTGCACCGCCGGATTGCCCTGCGTGCCACGCTGATCGCGGGGCTGGTGTTGCTGGCCTTTCTGGTCGGTGGTCAGTTCCTGCTGGAAGGTCTGGGCCTGCGGTTCGGCTCTTTCCAGATTGCGGGCGGCATTGTGCTGTTCCTGTTCGCGCTCTCGATGATCTTTGGCGATTCCAAATCCGACAACGAAATTACCGCCGCCGGACGCGACCCGATGGCAGGGGCCGTGTTCCCGCTGGCGATGCCCTCGATCGCCTCGCCCGGCGCGATGCTGGCCATCGTTGTCCTGACCGACAACCACAGCCAGACGCTGGCCGAACAGGCCATTACTGCCAGCGTTCTGCTTTTGGTGCTGGCAATCACGCTGGCCCTGCTGTTGGCTGCAACCTACATCCACAAACTGATCGGCAATACCGGCGCCAGCGTCATCAGCCGTGTCATGGGCATCATTCTGGCCACAATCGCTGTGGATTCGATCATGGGCGGGCTGGACGCGTTGGGGGTGCTCAACCTTGCGCCCCCTGTTGCGATATCCGCGCCGCTGGATTAA
- a CDS encoding glutathione S-transferase family protein — protein sequence MIFYDCSTAPSPRRARMFLAEKGLTPETHDISIAKGEQLGEAFRAVNPRATLPVLITDAGTTLTENLAIAMYLEDTHPEPPLIGTSPDERAEILQWNAICESQGAAAVAEVLRNSNPHMKDRAIPGPANFEQIPQLAERGRVRVTLFKEMLEKRLGECAYLAGDTFTFADISAFVFSDFARVIKMGVTDETPNLLRWYEAIKTRPSART from the coding sequence ATGATCTTTTACGACTGCTCTACCGCCCCCAGCCCGCGCCGGGCACGCATGTTTCTTGCAGAGAAGGGGCTGACGCCCGAGACCCACGACATCTCCATCGCCAAGGGCGAACAGCTGGGCGAGGCCTTTCGCGCGGTGAATCCCCGCGCTACCCTGCCGGTGCTGATCACCGATGCAGGCACCACGCTGACCGAGAACCTGGCCATTGCCATGTATCTTGAGGACACGCACCCTGAACCGCCGCTGATCGGCACCTCACCGGATGAACGCGCGGAAATCCTGCAATGGAATGCAATCTGCGAAAGCCAGGGGGCGGCGGCCGTGGCCGAAGTGCTGCGCAATTCGAACCCCCATATGAAGGACCGCGCGATTCCGGGGCCTGCAAACTTTGAACAGATCCCGCAGCTGGCTGAACGCGGTCGGGTCCGGGTCACCCTGTTCAAGGAAATGCTGGAAAAACGTCTGGGCGAGTGCGCCTATCTGGCCGGTGACACCTTCACTTTTGCCGACATCTCGGCCTTTGTGTTCAGCGACTTTGCCCGCGTGATCAAGATGGGCGTGACGGATGAAACGCCGAACCTGCTGCGCTGGTACGAGGCGATCAAGACCCGCCCCAGCGCCCGCACCTAG
- a CDS encoding OsmC family protein — MTETRRYHVGTRADAPPAPTQYTPSPFKKGRPPEPLHFEVNLVAEATGRQKKTGTVQVNIPGFSPLRLYCDEQTPVGDDTAPPPLAYFCAGIGFCLMTHLTDIYTARKIEITSLRLEQRVRFKTNLSTMRDMGHTTEGETEMVETHVLIDSPEPHERIQELLDEAESACMAHFALRNPIPWSTRLVHNGTETINRKG; from the coding sequence ATGACCGAAACACGCCGTTACCACGTGGGCACCCGCGCCGACGCGCCGCCCGCGCCCACCCAATACACCCCCAGCCCGTTCAAAAAGGGCCGCCCTCCCGAGCCACTGCACTTCGAGGTAAACCTCGTGGCCGAGGCCACGGGCCGCCAGAAGAAAACCGGCACGGTACAGGTCAACATTCCGGGCTTTTCACCGCTGCGCCTGTACTGCGACGAACAGACACCGGTGGGCGATGACACGGCCCCGCCCCCGCTGGCGTATTTCTGTGCGGGCATCGGCTTTTGCCTGATGACCCACCTGACCGACATTTACACCGCCCGCAAAATCGAAATCACCTCGTTGCGGCTGGAACAAAGGGTGCGTTTCAAAACCAACCTCAGCACCATGCGCGACATGGGCCACACGACCGAGGGCGAAACCGAGATGGTGGAAACCCATGTGCTGATCGACAGCCCCGAGCCGCATGAGCGCATCCAGGAACTGCTGGACGAAGCGGAAAGTGCCTGCATGGCCCACTTTGCCCTGCGCAACCCGATCCCGTGGTCGACCCGGCTGGTTCACAACGGCACCGAAACCATAAACCGCAAAGGGTAA
- a CDS encoding DUF1244 domain-containing protein — protein sequence MDAQTQIELEAAAFRRLRQHLMQDRTDVQNIDMMNLAGFCRNCLSRWYQEAANERGIDMTKDEGREAFYGMTMDEWKANYQTDASSAQQSEFKQAFAENVTGKS from the coding sequence ATGGACGCACAAACCCAGATCGAGCTTGAAGCCGCTGCCTTTCGCCGTTTGCGGCAACACCTGATGCAAGACCGCACCGACGTCCAGAATATCGACATGATGAATCTGGCAGGCTTCTGCCGCAACTGCCTGTCGCGCTGGTACCAGGAGGCCGCCAACGAGCGCGGCATCGACATGACGAAGGACGAAGGCCGCGAGGCGTTCTACGGCATGACCATGGACGAGTGGAAAGCCAACTATCAAACCGATGCCTCCAGCGCCCAGCAGTCCGAGTTCAAGCAAGCCTTTGCCGAGAACGTCACCGGCAAATCCTGA
- the pyk gene encoding pyruvate kinase, translated as MRRNRNVKIVATLGPASDSYDMIRALHEAGADVFRLNMSHGSHEEIAVKHKIIRQVEEDLGSTIGILADLQGPKLRVGVFAGDSEMLEEGASFRLDLDKAEGDAARVCLPHPEIFAALKPGASLLVNDGKIRLKVEDCGADFANCTVVAGGVISNRKGVNVPDVELPLAALSDKDRADLEFVCDLGVDWLALSFVQRAGDVEEARGLAKGRAAILSKIEKPSAVERFDEILAVSDGIMVARGDLGVELPVQNVPPIQKRLVRKCRSAAKPVIVATQMLESMIESPMPTRAEVSDVATAIYEGADAVMLSAESAAGSYPVEAVRTMDNVATEVERDPTYTQIIESSRVAKRNSVADGIVAAAREIAETTNIKAICCFTHSGTTALLTARERPRVPIIALTPLVGTARRLALSWGCNCVITETMERFKMAVVGAAKAARSEGFADENDQIVVTAGVPFNVPGTTNILRVAPCDERLIFSTDPE; from the coding sequence ATGAGACGTAATCGGAATGTTAAGATTGTCGCCACACTTGGGCCTGCCTCGGACAGCTATGACATGATCCGTGCCCTGCACGAAGCCGGTGCAGATGTATTTCGTCTGAACATGAGCCACGGCAGCCACGAAGAGATTGCGGTAAAGCACAAGATTATCCGCCAGGTCGAAGAAGACTTGGGCAGCACCATCGGCATTCTGGCCGACCTTCAGGGCCCCAAGCTGCGTGTCGGCGTGTTTGCGGGCGACAGCGAGATGCTGGAAGAGGGTGCATCCTTTCGTCTGGATCTGGACAAGGCCGAGGGCGATGCCGCGCGCGTCTGCCTGCCGCACCCCGAGATTTTTGCAGCTTTGAAGCCCGGCGCTTCGCTGCTGGTCAATGATGGCAAGATCCGTCTGAAGGTCGAAGATTGCGGCGCGGACTTTGCCAATTGCACAGTCGTTGCAGGTGGTGTGATTTCCAACCGCAAGGGTGTGAACGTGCCCGATGTGGAACTGCCCCTTGCCGCGCTCAGTGACAAGGACCGCGCCGATCTTGAGTTTGTGTGCGATCTGGGTGTTGACTGGCTTGCGCTCAGCTTTGTGCAACGCGCAGGCGATGTGGAAGAGGCGCGCGGGCTGGCCAAGGGCCGTGCCGCGATCCTGTCCAAGATCGAAAAGCCCAGTGCCGTCGAGCGGTTCGATGAAATCCTGGCCGTCAGCGACGGTATCATGGTGGCCCGTGGCGATCTGGGGGTCGAACTGCCGGTGCAGAACGTGCCGCCGATCCAGAAACGTCTGGTGCGCAAGTGCCGCAGTGCTGCCAAGCCGGTGATCGTGGCCACGCAGATGCTGGAAAGCATGATTGAAAGCCCGATGCCGACCCGCGCCGAAGTGTCGGACGTGGCCACCGCCATTTACGAGGGGGCCGATGCGGTCATGCTCAGTGCCGAAAGCGCCGCAGGCAGCTATCCGGTCGAAGCCGTGCGTACAATGGACAATGTCGCCACCGAGGTCGAACGCGACCCGACCTATACCCAGATCATCGAAAGCAGCCGCGTCGCCAAGCGCAACAGCGTTGCCGACGGGATCGTTGCTGCCGCCCGCGAGATTGCCGAGACAACCAATATCAAGGCGATCTGCTGTTTTACCCACAGTGGCACGACCGCCCTGCTGACCGCGCGCGAACGGCCCCGCGTGCCGATCATCGCGCTGACCCCGTTGGTGGGCACCGCGCGGCGGCTGGCGCTGAGCTGGGGGTGCAATTGCGTGATCACCGAAACGATGGAGCGGTTCAAGATGGCCGTGGTCGGCGCGGCCAAGGCGGCGCGGTCCGAAGGCTTTGCCGACGAGAACGACCAGATCGTCGTGACCGCCGGTGTGCCGTTCAATGTGCCGGGAACCACAAACATCCTGCGGGTTGCCCCCTGCGATGAACGTTTGATTTTTAGCACCGATCCGGAATAG
- the rpmI gene encoding 50S ribosomal protein L35: MPKMKTKSSAKKRFKVSATGKVIGSQAGKQHGMIKRTNKFLRNARGTTALSAPDAKIIKGFMPYDR; the protein is encoded by the coding sequence ATGCCCAAGATGAAGACCAAGTCGAGCGCCAAAAAGCGCTTCAAGGTGAGTGCCACAGGCAAAGTCATCGGCAGCCAGGCTGGCAAACAGCACGGCATGATCAAGCGGACCAACAAATTCCTGCGTAACGCACGCGGCACGACAGCATTGTCGGCGCCCGATGCCAAGATCATCAAGGGCTTCATGCCCTACGACCGATAA
- the rplT gene encoding 50S ribosomal protein L20, with the protein MSRTKGGTVTHARHRKIVKAAKGYYGRRKAVFKVATQAVDKANQYATRDRKNRKRNFRALWIQRINAGVRAHDESLTYSRFINGLNLAGIEVDRKVLADLAVNEPAAFAAIVDQAKGALPA; encoded by the coding sequence ATGTCACGCACCAAAGGCGGAACAGTCACCCACGCACGTCACCGTAAGATCGTCAAAGCCGCAAAAGGCTATTACGGACGTCGCAAAGCGGTATTCAAAGTTGCAACGCAGGCCGTCGACAAGGCCAACCAATACGCAACCCGCGACCGCAAGAATCGCAAGCGCAACTTCCGCGCACTGTGGATCCAACGCATCAACGCCGGCGTTCGCGCCCATGATGAATCGCTGACATACAGCCGTTTCATCAATGGTCTGAACCTGGCAGGCATCGAAGTTGACCGTAAGGTTCTGGCCGATCTGGCCGTGAACGAACCGGCGGCTTTCGCAGCCATCGTCGATCAGGCCAAAGGCGCGCTGCCCGCGTAA
- the pheS gene encoding phenylalanine--tRNA ligase subunit alpha, protein MDDLKQKYLGQIANAADESALEDIRVTAVGKKGEVALKMRELGKMTPEERQVAGPALNALKDEINSALAAKKAALGDAALDERLRSEWLDVSLPGRGRRVGTIHPISQVTEEVTAIFGELGFASAEGPRIDTDWYNFDALNIPGHHPARAEMDTFYMHRAEGDDRAPNVLRTHTSPVQIRTMEAQGAPLRIICPGGVYRADYDQTHTPMFHQIEGLAIDKDISMANLKWVLEEFFAAFFEVDTIKTRFRASHFPFTEPSAEVDIQCSWENGTVKVGEGDDWLEVLGSGMVHPKVLQAGGIDPNEWQGFAFGMGIDRIAMLKYGIPDLRAFFDSDLRWLRHYGFASLDVPTLHGGLSR, encoded by the coding sequence ATGGATGATCTCAAGCAAAAATACCTTGGCCAGATTGCCAATGCGGCCGATGAATCCGCGTTGGAAGACATCCGCGTAACGGCGGTCGGCAAAAAGGGTGAAGTGGCGCTGAAAATGCGCGAGCTGGGCAAGATGACCCCCGAGGAACGGCAAGTGGCCGGTCCTGCGCTGAACGCGCTCAAGGACGAGATCAACAGCGCGCTGGCCGCCAAAAAGGCCGCGCTGGGCGATGCTGCTCTGGACGAACGTCTGCGCTCGGAATGGCTGGACGTGTCGCTGCCGGGGCGTGGCCGCCGTGTTGGTACGATCCACCCGATCAGCCAGGTCACCGAAGAGGTCACCGCAATTTTTGGCGAGTTGGGCTTTGCGAGCGCCGAAGGGCCGCGCATCGACACCGACTGGTACAACTTCGACGCGCTGAACATCCCCGGCCACCACCCCGCGCGCGCCGAGATGGACACGTTCTATATGCACCGCGCCGAGGGCGATGACCGTGCGCCCAACGTGCTGCGCACCCACACCAGCCCCGTGCAGATCCGCACGATGGAGGCCCAGGGCGCGCCGCTGCGCATCATCTGTCCCGGCGGTGTGTACCGCGCCGATTACGACCAGACGCACACGCCGATGTTCCACCAGATCGAAGGTCTGGCGATCGACAAGGACATCTCGATGGCCAACCTGAAATGGGTGCTTGAGGAATTCTTTGCCGCTTTCTTCGAGGTCGACACGATCAAGACCCGCTTCCGCGCGTCGCACTTCCCCTTCACCGAGCCGTCGGCCGAAGTGGACATTCAATGTTCGTGGGAAAACGGCACCGTCAAAGTGGGCGAAGGCGACGACTGGCTCGAAGTGCTGGGCAGCGGCATGGTGCATCCCAAGGTCTTGCAAGCGGGCGGGATCGACCCGAACGAATGGCAGGGCTTTGCCTTTGGCATGGGGATCGACCGGATCGCGATGCTGAAATACGGCATCCCCGATTTGCGCGCGTTCTTTGATTCAGACCTGCGCTGGCTGCGGCATTACGGCTTTGCTTCGTTGGATGTGCCGACGTTGCATGGTGGGTTGAGCCGCTAA
- a CDS encoding YrhK family protein, translating to MLFRPDQHTYSEDDLRRYAAFEIIYTLIDFAAAGLFLIGSVMFLSEAWQTPGTWLFIVGSVLFATKPTLRLIRELRLAAAGDAKDLGKRFEKD from the coding sequence ATGCTCTTCAGACCCGACCAGCACACCTATAGCGAAGACGACCTGCGCCGGTATGCGGCGTTTGAAATCATCTATACGCTGATCGACTTTGCGGCGGCGGGCCTGTTTCTGATCGGGTCGGTCATGTTCCTGTCCGAGGCGTGGCAGACTCCCGGCACATGGCTGTTCATCGTGGGATCGGTGCTGTTTGCCACCAAGCCCACGCTGCGCCTGATCCGTGAATTGCGGCTGGCGGCGGCAGGGGATGCGAAAGATCTGGGCAAGCGGTTCGAAAAAGACTGA